A section of the Serratia liquefaciens ATCC 27592 genome encodes:
- the rseC gene encoding SoxR-reducing system protein RseC produces the protein MMKEWATVVSWQQGVALLRCEPKAGCGSCTARSGCGARALNELVPEIEHQLQVRIEQPLEPGQRVEVGIAEGSLLRSAMLVYLTPLVGMMLGGSLLQYWLGTDASAALGALLGGGLAFILARGLAHRLGEQANYQPVVLQIGLPPGAMRLQTENEPLR, from the coding sequence ATGATGAAAGAGTGGGCCACGGTCGTTTCGTGGCAACAGGGCGTAGCGCTGTTGCGTTGTGAACCTAAAGCCGGATGCGGCAGCTGCACTGCTCGCTCTGGATGCGGTGCGCGCGCGTTAAACGAATTGGTGCCGGAAATCGAACACCAACTGCAGGTGCGCATTGAGCAGCCGCTCGAGCCGGGTCAACGCGTCGAAGTAGGCATTGCAGAAGGCAGCTTGCTGCGTTCAGCGATGCTGGTTTATCTGACGCCGCTGGTGGGAATGATGCTGGGTGGCAGCCTGTTGCAATACTGGCTGGGTACTGACGCTTCTGCCGCGCTCGGTGCATTGCTTGGCGGTGGCCTGGCTTTTATTCTGGCGCGTGGTCTGGCTCATCGTCTCGGCGAGCAAGCCAATTACCAACCTGTCGTTTTGCAAATTGGTTTACCGCCTGGGGCCATGCGCCTGCAGACGGAAAACGAACCTCTGCGTTAA
- the rseB gene encoding sigma-E factor regulatory protein RseB: MKQIWFSVCLLTGSLLYSSIAPAQPTASGALLQQMSSASRSLNYELAYISISKQGIESLRYRHAVIDQLPLGQLLHMDGPRREVLQRGGGISYFEPGLEPFTLSGDHIVDALPAIVYADFSRLAKYYDFISVGSTRISDRPCEVIRVVARDGSRYSYIVWMDEDTKLPLRVDLIDRDGETLEQYRVISFVVGPQVQGVMEGLIKANLPPLLSLPAVDKIKLSWSTGWLPAGVDEVARNRRKLPNVTEPVESRLYSDGLFSFSVNISPAGSGAGQQYYRQGRRTIQTEVRNGNEITIVGELPPATAKRIADSISFKVSPQ; encoded by the coding sequence ATGAAGCAAATTTGGTTCTCCGTCTGTCTATTGACGGGCAGCCTGCTCTACTCAAGCATCGCCCCGGCGCAGCCCACTGCGTCCGGGGCGTTGTTGCAACAGATGAGCAGTGCCAGCCGTTCGCTCAATTATGAACTCGCCTATATCAGCATCAGCAAGCAGGGGATTGAATCGCTGCGTTATCGTCATGCGGTGATCGATCAATTGCCTCTCGGTCAACTGCTGCATATGGATGGTCCACGTCGTGAAGTGTTACAGCGCGGCGGCGGGATCAGCTATTTCGAACCCGGTTTGGAACCCTTTACGCTGTCCGGCGATCATATCGTCGATGCGTTGCCGGCGATTGTTTATGCCGATTTCAGCCGCCTGGCGAAATATTACGATTTCATCTCCGTTGGCAGCACTCGTATTTCCGATCGTCCCTGCGAAGTGATCCGCGTGGTTGCGCGTGATGGCTCGCGCTATAGCTATATAGTCTGGATGGACGAAGATACCAAGCTGCCACTGCGGGTGGATCTGATCGATCGCGACGGCGAAACGCTGGAGCAATATCGGGTGATTTCGTTCGTGGTCGGGCCGCAAGTGCAGGGCGTGATGGAAGGGCTGATCAAAGCTAACCTGCCACCATTGCTGTCGCTGCCTGCGGTAGATAAAATCAAGCTGAGCTGGAGCACGGGCTGGTTACCGGCTGGGGTGGACGAGGTGGCGCGTAATCGCCGTAAACTGCCGAATGTGACAGAGCCGGTAGAGTCACGGCTTTACAGCGATGGTTTATTCAGCTTCTCGGTCAATATCAGCCCTGCGGGCAGCGGTGCGGGCCAGCAGTATTATCGTCAGGGTCGACGCACGATTCAAACCGAAGTGCGTAACGGTAATGAGATTACCATTGTTGGCGAATTGCCGCCGGCAACGGCCAAACGTATTGCAGACAGTATTTCCTTCAAGGTATCACCACAATGA
- the rseA gene encoding anti-sigma-E factor RseA, whose protein sequence is MQKEKLSALMDGESLDSELLSSLSKDRALQQSWQSYHLIRDTLRGDIGQVMHFDIADRVAAALEKEPARLVPSAVPESQPQPHTWQKMPFWDKVRPWASQITQIGMAACVSLAVIVGVQQYNQPAAQSGAAESPAFTTLPIMGQASPVSLGVPADSFSTGSGQQQQVQEQRKRINAMLQDYELQRRLHSDQLQLEQSTPQQAAVQVPGTQSLGMQQQ, encoded by the coding sequence ATGCAGAAAGAAAAGCTTTCCGCTCTGATGGATGGAGAATCGCTCGACAGCGAGCTACTGAGTTCATTGTCTAAAGACAGGGCGCTTCAACAAAGCTGGCAGAGCTATCACCTGATACGTGACACACTACGGGGTGATATCGGGCAAGTCATGCATTTCGATATCGCAGATCGTGTTGCTGCTGCACTTGAGAAAGAACCCGCACGTCTGGTTCCTTCTGCCGTGCCTGAGTCTCAGCCGCAACCACATACCTGGCAAAAAATGCCGTTCTGGGACAAAGTTCGTCCTTGGGCCAGCCAGATCACACAGATTGGCATGGCGGCCTGCGTGTCGTTAGCGGTGATTGTCGGCGTACAGCAGTACAATCAGCCAGCTGCCCAATCGGGTGCTGCAGAATCACCTGCATTCACCACATTGCCAATCATGGGGCAGGCGTCACCGGTTAGCCTTGGTGTGCCGGCAGACAGTTTCTCTACCGGCAGCGGACAACAGCAGCAGGTGCAGGAACAGCGCAAACGCATTAACGCTATGCTGCAAGATTATGAGTTGCAACGTCGTTTGCATTCTGATCAGCTGCAGCTTGAGCAAAGCACACCACAGCAGGCTGCTGTTCAGGTTCCCGGAACTCAGTCTTTAGGAATGCAACAGCAGTAA
- the rpoE gene encoding RNA polymerase sigma factor RpoE: MSEQLTDQVLVERVQKGDQKSFNLLVIRYQHKVASLVSRYVPQGDVPDVVQESFIKAYRALESFRGDSAFYTWLYRIAVNTAKNYLVAQGRRPPSSDVDANDAENYESAGALKEISNPENLMLSEELRQIVFRTIESLPEDLRMAITLRELDGLSYEEIAAIMDCPVGTVRSRIFRAREAIDNKVQPLIQR, from the coding sequence ATGAGCGAGCAGTTAACGGATCAAGTTCTGGTTGAGCGGGTCCAAAAGGGCGATCAGAAATCGTTTAACTTACTGGTAATTCGTTACCAGCATAAAGTTGCGAGTCTGGTTTCCCGGTATGTACCGCAGGGCGATGTGCCGGATGTGGTGCAGGAGTCGTTTATTAAAGCCTATCGCGCACTGGAATCATTCCGTGGGGATAGCGCTTTCTATACCTGGTTGTATCGAATCGCCGTGAACACGGCAAAGAATTATTTGGTTGCCCAGGGACGTCGTCCGCCATCCAGCGATGTGGATGCCAACGACGCAGAAAATTACGAAAGTGCGGGTGCACTGAAAGAAATTTCGAACCCTGAGAACTTAATGTTGTCAGAAGAGCTGAGACAGATAGTTTTCCGTACCATTGAGTCTCTCCCTGAGGATCTTCGCATGGCGATTACCCTGCGGGAGCTGGATGGTCTAAGCTACGAAGAGATAGCTGCCATCATGGATTGCCCGGTCGGAACCGTACGTTCGCGTATTTTCCGCGCCAGGGAGGCTATCGATAATAAAGTTCAACCGCTGATTCAACGTTAG